A window of Rhododendron vialii isolate Sample 1 chromosome 11a, ASM3025357v1 contains these coding sequences:
- the LOC131308744 gene encoding agamous-like MADS-box protein AGL80 produces the protein MSVYIAMAIWEKEITTTQSFTILLPILSPLNLVQSSLAMTRKKVKLAFIANDSARKATFKKRKKGLMKKVSELSTLCGIDACAIIYSPYESQPEVWPNTAGAQRVLTQFKRMPEMEQSKKMVNQEGFIRQRIAKATEQLKKQCKDNREKEMTEVMYQCLTGRGLQNLAMADLHDLGWLVDQNLKEIHKRIDWLKKSASSQVVATGGSSKSATSEMARNGGGPGPGQQEQKPAVDLGADAMQSRPQWFTDWVNNPNENMGFGGDDQMMLPFGDGHGAMWSSAFFP, from the coding sequence ATGAGTGTATATATAGCAATGGCCATTTGGGAAAAGGAGATCACCACAACACAAAGTTTTACCATATTGCTCCCAATTCTTTCCCCTCTTAATTTGGTCCAAAGCAGTTTAGCCATGACTAGAAAGAAGGTGAAGCTAGCATTCATCGCCAACGACTCGGCGAGAAAAGCAACATTcaagaaaaggaagaagggcTTGATGAAGAAGGTGAGCGAGCTGAGCACCCTCTGCGGCATCGACGCGTGCGCCATTATATATAGCCCCTACGAGTCTCAACCCGAGGTATGGCCAAACACCGCGGGCGCCCAGCGCGTGCTGACCCAGTTCAAGAGGATGCCGGAGATGGAACAgagcaagaagatggtgaaCCAAGAGGGGTTCATCAGGCAGAGGATCGCGAAGGCAACCGAGCAGCTCAAGAAGCAGTGCAAGGAtaacagagagaaagagatgacCGAAGTCATGTACCAGTGCCTGACGGGGAGAGGGCTGCAGAATCTGGCGATGGCGGACTTGCACGATCTTGGGTGGTTGGTCGATCAGAATTTGAAGGAAATCCACAAGAGGATCGATTGGTTGAAGAAATCGGCCTCTTCTCAAGTTGTTGCGACGGGGGGATCATCGAAGAGTGCTACTAGCGAAATGGCGAGGAATGGAGGAGGGCCGGGGCCGGGACAGCAGGAGCAGAAGCCGGCGGTGGATTTGGGAGCGGATGCTATGCAGAGTAGGCCGCAATGGTTCACTGATTGGGTGAATAATCCAAACGAGAATATGGGTTTTGGCGGGGATGATCAAATGATGCTGCCATTCGGGGATGGCCATGGTGCTATGTGGTCTAGTGCTTTCTTCCCATGA